The Alcaligenes aquatilis genome contains the following window.
AAGTATTCCAGTGCCTGCTCAACCGTCAGGTCCAGCACTTCGCTGATATTGCGGCCCCGGTAGCGAATATCCAGCGTCTCGCGGTTGTAGCGACGGCCCTGGCACACATCACAAGGTACATAAACGTCAGGCAGAAAATGCATCTCTACCTTGACTACGCCATCGCCCTGGCAGGCCTCGCAGCGGCCGCCTTTGACGTTAAAGGAGAAGCGGCCTGGGTCGTAGCCACGCAACCGTGCCTCGGGCACGCTGGCGAACAGTTCACGAATGGCGGTGAACATGCCTGTGTACGTGGCCGGGTTACTGCGCGGGGTGCGACCAATTGGGCTTTGGTCGACGTTGATGATTTTGTCGAAGTGCTCCAGCCCTTCCATGCGCTCGTAGGGCGCGGGTTCGGCATGGGCACGGTGCAGCAAATGTGAGAAGGCGGTTGCCAGTGTGTCGTTGATCAGTGTGGACTTGCCCGAACCGGACACGCCTGTAATACAGACCAGTCGTCCGGCCGGAATTGCCAAATCAACGGACTTCAGGTTATTGCCGCTGGCACCGTACAGGCGCAGCCAGTTCAGGCTGTCGTCAACGGGACGTCGTTTGGGAACGGCAATCTGGCGCTTGCCGGACAGGTACTGGCCGGTTAGAGACTTGGCGTTCTGGGCCAGCTCTGCGGGTGTGCCTTGGGCGGTGATTTGCCCGCCATGTTCGCCCGCGCCGGGGCCCATGTCGATGACATAGTCGGCGGTGCGTATCATGTCCTCGTCGTGCTCGACCACGATCACGCTATTACCCAGGTCCCGCAGGTGCTGCAGGGTCTGGATCAGCTTGTCGTTATCGCGCTGGTGCAGGCCAATGGAAGGCTCGTCCAGCACATACATTACGCCGGTCAGACCGGAGCCGATCTGGCTGGCCAGACGAATACGCTGCGCCTCGCCACCGGAAATGGTGTCGGCGCTGCGGTCCAGAGACAGATAGTTCAGACCCACATTGTTCAGAAATTCCAGCCGCAGGCGGATTTCACGCACGATGCGGTCGGCAATCTCTTTTTTCGCGCCTGTTAACGACAGACGCTCGAACCAGGCCAGGCAGTCAGACAAGGCCAGGGCTTCGACTTCATAAATGGCCAGACCCTTGGCTTGTCCTTGAGTTGTAGAGTTGGTTTGTACGCACTGTACGGCATTGTCAGACAGCGTGTCGACAATGATGGCTGCTGGGTTGGCAGACACGGTGCCTGCATGATGCTGGCACCCCGCATGGCTGGGAATGGGATCATCCCCAATACGGACGTGACGCGCTTCCAGACGCAGACGTGCGCCATGGCAGGCCGGGCATGTCTGGGTGCGACGCAGCTTGTTTAGCTCCTCGCGTACGGCGCTGGAATCGGTTTCCGCCCAGCGACGTTGCAGATTTGGAATGACCCCTTCAAATGGGTGCGTTTTTACTGTGGTGCGTCCTTTCTCATTCAAATAGAGAAAGGGGATTTCTTCCGCGCCAGAGCCATACAGCACGGTGCGGCGCAGTTCTTCGGGCAGGGACTCGAAGGGGGCCTCGATATCAAAGTGATAATGGGCCGCCAGACTGGTCAGCAAGGTATAGGTAAAGGCATTGCGTCGATCCCAGCCTGCAATGGCACCGCCTGCCAGACTCAGTTCTGGAAAGGCCACTACCCGTTCAGGGTCAAATACATCCACTTGTCCCAGGCCGCTACAGTCTGGGCAGGCACCTGCCGGGTTATTGAAGCTGAACAGGCGCGGCTCCAGCTCGGGCAGGGAGTAGTCACAGACCGGGCAGGCGTAGTGGCTGGAATAGGGTTGCTCCAAACCGGTATCCAGATTGACCACCAGACAGCGGCCATTGCTGGTGGACAAAGCCGTCTCCAGGCTCTCGGCCAGACGCTGCTGGCTATCCGGTTTGATACGTAGCCGGTCTATGACCAGATCCAGATCATGGGCCTGCTCGGCATTGAGCGCGGGCAGGTCTTCAATGCTGGAGATCTCGCCATCGACGCGCACCCGTACAAAGCCCTGGGCTTGCAGACCGCGCAGCTCCCGCTGCAGATCGCCCACCAGGGCGCGGTACATGGGAGCCAGGACGGCAATGCGGGATTCAGGCTCCCATTGCAGAATCTGGTCTACCATCTGGCTCACGCTATGGGCCTGCAAGGCCAAGTGGTGTTCCGGGCAGTAAGGAGTTCCGACGCGCGCGTACAATAGGCGCAAATAATCGTGGATTTCGGTAGTGGTTCCCACGGTGGAGCGCGGGTTATGACCTGCTGCCTTTTGCTCGATGGCAATGGCAGGCGACAAACCTTCGATCAAGTCCACATCTGGCTTGTCCATCAGTTGCAAAAACTGACGTGCATAAGCGGACAGGCTTTCCACATAGCGCCGCTGGCCTTCGGCATATAAGGTGTCGAAGGCAAGAGACGACTTCCCAGAACCGGACAGCCCTGTCAGCACGACCAATTGGTGGCGTGGCAGGTCTACGGAGACGTTTTTCAGGTTGTGGGTACGGGCACCACGAATGCGGATGGCTTCCATCGCTTTATTTAGGCTTGTCAAAAGGCAACTTGCTACTATAGCGCGTTGCGTCAGAATTTATGTGAACGGGTATCCGGGCTCTCTGCTAGCCCAGTTGTGACAGAGTATTAAATGAGTACACACCAAACCATGAATACGGCCGGATCGCGCCCAGAGCGCTTGAGTCTGACTCAGCAAGAGCGCAAGGCCAGCATCTTGCTGGCTTTGCTGTTTGCCTGTCGAATGCTGGGTCTGTTTTTACTGACTCCGGTTTTTGCGGTTGCTGCCCATTCCCTGCCCGGCGGTAACGATGCCGCGCGAGTCGGTCTTGCATTGGGTGCCTATGGTCTGACCCAGGCTGTTTTGCAGATTCCCTTGGGGATGGCATCAGACCGTTTTGGGCGTAGGCCGATTATTGTCATCGGCATGGCCTTGTTCGTGGTCGGCGGGGTGATCTCGGCGCTGGCACAGAATATTGACTGGGTGACGGTAGGTCGCTGTATTCAAGGTCTGGGGGCGGTGTCGGCAGCCATTTCCGCCTGGGTAGCCGACTCCACTCGCCCCGAAGTACGTACACGCGCCATGGCCATGGTAGGCGGGTCTATTGGCCTGTCCTTTGCCGTCTCGCTGGTGCTCTCGCCGGTGTTGGTAGGGCAATTTGGCCTGTCGGGACTGTTCTGGGCCATCAGCTTGCTGGGCTTTGTCTGTTTGTTGATTGCTGCTTTTGTGGTGCCCAGTGCGCCTAAAGCGCCAGCCTCGATTGTGCAGGTCACGGCCGGACAGGTTCTGCGTCACCTGGACTTATTGCGACTGAACTTTGGCGTGTTCTGTCTGCACTTTATCCTGATGTCCCTGTTCATTGTGGTGCCGGGCATTCTGGCTACCTTGGGCGGCTATAGCACTCAGGATTTGTGGAAGGTGTACTTGCCCGTTATCTTGGTGTCTTTTGTGCTGATGGTGCCTGCGGTGTTCTGGACAGAGACCCGCAAACGTCACAAACACGCGTTGGAACTGGCCGTTTTGCTGTTGATTGTGGTGCTGGCCGTCATGCCTTGGGCGCGTGACTCGCTGGTTCCCATGGTGGCAGCGCTGACTTTTTTCTTTATTGGCTTTAACGTGCTGGAAGCTTTGCAGCCTTCGTTGGTGTCGCGCGTCGCGCCGCCAGAATATAAAGGTTTGGCGCTGGGTTTTTACAACACCTCCCAGTCCCTGGGCGTGTTTGCCGGAGGCCTGATCGGGGGCGTGCTGGCTGGGCGAGGGCTCACCCAATGGGTGTTATGGACCGGCGCTGCGTTGGCTGTGCTGTGGTTGCTGACCGCGCGTGGTTTCAAAGATAAATATTAGAAGGTATTGCCTGTTACGCTTGTGCAAAGACGTGGCAGGCAGCAGCAAGTAAAGTGGCCGGATTGGCCTCAAGAATCAAGAGCTGGGCGTAACAGGTGACTTTGCCGGGTGCTTAGCCATATACGCCGTTCAAGGTGCCGTAACGGGATCGTTTGCGTGGACAAAACGGCCCTTCCTGGAGTGGGGAGGGAGTGTTAATTAAGGCACGAATCCACGATAATACGGCTTGATATAGAATTTTTGA
Protein-coding sequences here:
- the uvrA gene encoding excinuclease ABC subunit UvrA, with protein sequence MEAIRIRGARTHNLKNVSVDLPRHQLVVLTGLSGSGKSSLAFDTLYAEGQRRYVESLSAYARQFLQLMDKPDVDLIEGLSPAIAIEQKAAGHNPRSTVGTTTEIHDYLRLLYARVGTPYCPEHHLALQAHSVSQMVDQILQWEPESRIAVLAPMYRALVGDLQRELRGLQAQGFVRVRVDGEISSIEDLPALNAEQAHDLDLVIDRLRIKPDSQQRLAESLETALSTSNGRCLVVNLDTGLEQPYSSHYACPVCDYSLPELEPRLFSFNNPAGACPDCSGLGQVDVFDPERVVAFPELSLAGGAIAGWDRRNAFTYTLLTSLAAHYHFDIEAPFESLPEELRRTVLYGSGAEEIPFLYLNEKGRTTVKTHPFEGVIPNLQRRWAETDSSAVREELNKLRRTQTCPACHGARLRLEARHVRIGDDPIPSHAGCQHHAGTVSANPAAIIVDTLSDNAVQCVQTNSTTQGQAKGLAIYEVEALALSDCLAWFERLSLTGAKKEIADRIVREIRLRLEFLNNVGLNYLSLDRSADTISGGEAQRIRLASQIGSGLTGVMYVLDEPSIGLHQRDNDKLIQTLQHLRDLGNSVIVVEHDEDMIRTADYVIDMGPGAGEHGGQITAQGTPAELAQNAKSLTGQYLSGKRQIAVPKRRPVDDSLNWLRLYGASGNNLKSVDLAIPAGRLVCITGVSGSGKSTLINDTLATAFSHLLHRAHAEPAPYERMEGLEHFDKIINVDQSPIGRTPRSNPATYTGMFTAIRELFASVPEARLRGYDPGRFSFNVKGGRCEACQGDGVVKVEMHFLPDVYVPCDVCQGRRYNRETLDIRYRGRNISEVLDLTVEQALEYFDAVPAVARKLTTLIDVGLSYIRLGQSATTLSGGEAQRVKLSLELSKRSTGQTLYVLDEPTTGLHFQDIAVLLAVLDKLVESGNSVVVIEHNLDVIKTADWIVDMGPEGGHGGGQIVVQGPPETVAACEQSHTGRYLKPLLQR
- a CDS encoding MFS transporter, whose translation is MSTHQTMNTAGSRPERLSLTQQERKASILLALLFACRMLGLFLLTPVFAVAAHSLPGGNDAARVGLALGAYGLTQAVLQIPLGMASDRFGRRPIIVIGMALFVVGGVISALAQNIDWVTVGRCIQGLGAVSAAISAWVADSTRPEVRTRAMAMVGGSIGLSFAVSLVLSPVLVGQFGLSGLFWAISLLGFVCLLIAAFVVPSAPKAPASIVQVTAGQVLRHLDLLRLNFGVFCLHFILMSLFIVVPGILATLGGYSTQDLWKVYLPVILVSFVLMVPAVFWTETRKRHKHALELAVLLLIVVLAVMPWARDSLVPMVAALTFFFIGFNVLEALQPSLVSRVAPPEYKGLALGFYNTSQSLGVFAGGLIGGVLAGRGLTQWVLWTGAALAVLWLLTARGFKDKY